From one Brevibacterium sp. 'Marine' genomic stretch:
- a CDS encoding YdeI/OmpD-associated family protein, with the protein MVTFTTELLTLGNNVGIEVPEDIVLGFGVGKRVPVIVTIAGYSYPSTTAVMGGKYLLPLAKEHREKIGVAGGETHEVTLTHDTSNRETPVPDSLAEALAAADVRAAFDALAPSKRKEHVRQVTSAKAEETRDRRIAKIVDSLR; encoded by the coding sequence ATGGTCACGTTCACCACTGAACTCCTGACACTCGGCAACAATGTCGGCATCGAGGTTCCCGAGGACATCGTGCTCGGCTTCGGCGTGGGCAAGCGGGTTCCGGTCATCGTCACGATCGCAGGCTATTCCTATCCGTCGACGACCGCGGTGATGGGTGGGAAGTATCTGCTCCCGCTGGCCAAGGAGCACCGGGAGAAGATCGGCGTCGCCGGCGGTGAGACCCACGAGGTGACGCTCACGCACGACACCTCGAACCGGGAGACCCCGGTTCCCGATTCCCTCGCCGAAGCTCTCGCCGCCGCCGATGTCCGCGCGGCTTTCGATGCGCTCGCTCCGTCGAAGCGCAAGGAGCATGTGCGACAGGTGACCTCGGCGAAGGCCGAGGAGACCCGTGATCGCCGGATCGCGAAGATCGTCGATTCGCTGCGCTGA
- a CDS encoding isoprenylcysteine carboxylmethyltransferase family protein: MNRHLTEVNKPKKRLRIFHGRMYFALQALAGAAWWLGTAMIPGVATATLGGINPLLIAIVDIPLFVIASALAALNVRWAVWIATGWTVLVALAMVIYATATTEAGLGAVLMILAALGSLLAGVLMIVGRIPSEKLLIGPFAFHSSHTRVRSRLLVHTTVQIVVFWGVFLIIIPVIINAFEDRWNLAYKFPILLVVVGFALLAVSSVIGVWSARAIANFGSGTPLPSQMAHHLVARGPYAFVRNPMAIAGIVQGVAMGLLIGSWLVVVYALIGSLLWNWLIRPHEETDLLERFGDEYRDYAKRVRCWWPTFSTAESDPDLVDED; encoded by the coding sequence ATGAATCGACATCTCACCGAAGTGAACAAACCGAAGAAACGACTGCGCATCTTCCACGGCCGCATGTACTTCGCCCTCCAGGCCCTCGCCGGAGCGGCGTGGTGGCTGGGCACCGCGATGATTCCCGGGGTGGCGACAGCGACGCTCGGCGGCATCAATCCGCTGCTGATCGCGATCGTCGACATCCCGCTCTTCGTCATCGCCTCCGCCCTGGCCGCGCTCAACGTCCGCTGGGCGGTGTGGATCGCCACCGGCTGGACCGTGCTCGTGGCGCTGGCCATGGTCATCTATGCCACCGCCACCACCGAGGCGGGACTCGGTGCCGTGCTCATGATCCTCGCCGCGCTCGGCAGCCTCCTCGCCGGGGTGCTCATGATCGTCGGCCGCATTCCCTCCGAGAAGCTCCTCATCGGGCCTTTTGCGTTCCACAGCTCCCACACGCGGGTGCGTTCCCGCCTGCTTGTGCACACCACGGTTCAGATCGTCGTCTTCTGGGGCGTCTTCCTCATCATCATCCCGGTCATCATCAATGCCTTCGAAGACCGGTGGAACCTCGCCTACAAGTTCCCGATCCTCCTGGTCGTCGTCGGCTTCGCCCTGCTCGCCGTCTCCAGCGTCATCGGCGTGTGGTCGGCGCGGGCGATCGCGAACTTCGGCTCCGGCACTCCGCTGCCCTCGCAGATGGCCCATCACCTCGTCGCCCGCGGACCCTACGCCTTCGTCCGCAACCCGATGGCCATCGCGGGAATCGTCCAGGGTGTGGCGATGGGTCTGCTCATCGGTTCGTGGCTCGTCGTCGTGTACGCGCTCATCGGCTCACTGCTGTGGAACTGGCTCATCCGCCCGCACGAGGAGACCGACCTGCTGGAGCGCTTCGGTGACGAATACCGCGACTACGCGAAGCGGGTGCGCTGCTGGTGGCCGACCTTCTCGACCGCCGAATCCGATCCCGACCTTGTCGACGAGGACTGA
- a CDS encoding PhzF family phenazine biosynthesis protein produces MSQHRRFAQVDVFSAVPFQGNPVAVIVDADGLDESQMARIANWTNLSETTFVLPPDDPAADYRLRIFTPHRELPFAGHPTLGSAAAWLDAGGAPKHEDRIVQECGAGLVDIRRTPRRGGPTDPAAEPSEALAFAAPDRLRSGPLDDAYVDQIAVALGVDRSEILGHQWADNGPGWAAVRLANAEKVLALTPDFSAIPDAKLGVLGAHPEGSEHEYEIRAFVPGVGVAEDPVTGSLNASVAQWLIGENLAPNSYTATQGTALGRSGVVSITAEDDEIWVGGATSVCIRGTVHT; encoded by the coding sequence TTGTCACAGCACCGCCGATTCGCCCAGGTCGATGTCTTCTCTGCCGTGCCCTTCCAGGGCAACCCCGTCGCGGTCATCGTCGATGCCGATGGCCTCGATGAGTCGCAGATGGCTCGCATCGCGAACTGGACGAACCTGTCCGAGACCACCTTCGTCCTCCCGCCCGACGACCCCGCGGCCGACTACCGCCTGCGCATCTTCACCCCGCACCGGGAGCTGCCCTTCGCCGGCCACCCCACCCTCGGTTCGGCCGCGGCCTGGCTCGACGCCGGAGGCGCCCCGAAGCACGAGGACCGCATCGTCCAGGAATGCGGTGCCGGGCTCGTCGACATCCGCAGAACCCCTCGCCGAGGCGGCCCGACCGACCCCGCCGCTGAACCCTCCGAGGCCCTCGCCTTCGCCGCCCCCGATCGCCTGCGCTCGGGTCCGCTCGACGACGCGTACGTCGATCAGATCGCGGTCGCCCTCGGCGTCGACCGCTCCGAGATCCTCGGCCACCAGTGGGCCGACAACGGCCCCGGCTGGGCGGCCGTGCGGCTGGCCAACGCCGAGAAGGTGCTCGCGCTGACCCCCGACTTCTCGGCGATTCCCGATGCGAAGCTCGGCGTCCTCGGCGCCCACCCGGAAGGGTCGGAGCACGAGTACGAGATCCGCGCCTTCGTGCCCGGAGTCGGCGTCGCCGAGGATCCGGTGACCGGCAGCCTCAACGCCTCCGTCGCCCAATGGCTCATCGGTGAGAACCTGGCCCCGAACAGCTACACCGCCACCCAGGGAACCGCCCTCGGTCGTTCCGGAGTCGTCTCCATCACGGCCGAGGACGACGAGATCTGGGTCGGCGGAGCCACGTCCGTCTGCATCCGCGGGACGGTGCACACATGA
- a CDS encoding ROK family protein produces the protein MTLSTDSHTFDLSHAGGLFQLLRDSQPRTRAELVRSTGLSRPTVAHRIEQLLGLGLIAPVDDAVSTGGRPSSQFAFNPRARVVVAADFGASHARIAVTNLAGELLADHRAKRAISTGPEDAVDWMTTTALQLLEQTGRTIGEVVGIGIGLPGPVEYSTGRPINPPIMPGWDRFDLPGALKKTFSAPVLVDNDVNIMALGEQTAAWPEASDLIFVKVATGIGAGVISGGSLRRGSHGAAGDIGHVALSRAAEIPCACGNRGCLEAVASGRAIARDLTKSGVPAATPGDVVRLAKDGDLQAIQAVRQAGRDLGEVLTTCVSLMNPALILIGGTMAQAAEHLVAGVREVVYARSIPLSTEHLTIAPSRAAGDAAILGAAHLAIDAALSPERISAALRS, from the coding sequence ATGACGTTGTCGACCGATTCGCACACTTTCGACCTGTCCCATGCGGGTGGGCTATTTCAGCTGCTTCGTGACAGTCAACCGCGGACTCGTGCGGAACTGGTTCGCTCGACAGGCCTGTCTCGCCCGACAGTGGCGCACCGGATCGAACAGCTGCTTGGTCTGGGGCTCATCGCTCCCGTCGATGATGCAGTCTCCACCGGTGGTCGGCCGAGCTCGCAGTTCGCTTTCAATCCGCGGGCCCGCGTCGTCGTCGCCGCTGATTTCGGGGCCTCACATGCGCGGATCGCGGTGACGAACCTCGCCGGTGAGCTGCTCGCCGATCATCGCGCGAAACGAGCCATCTCCACCGGCCCTGAGGACGCCGTCGACTGGATGACCACCACTGCCCTCCAACTGCTCGAGCAGACCGGGCGCACCATCGGCGAGGTCGTCGGCATCGGAATCGGTCTGCCCGGTCCCGTCGAGTACTCAACGGGCAGGCCGATCAATCCTCCGATCATGCCCGGCTGGGATCGCTTCGATCTCCCCGGAGCGCTGAAGAAGACCTTCTCGGCTCCTGTCCTCGTCGACAATGATGTCAACATCATGGCACTGGGCGAGCAGACTGCGGCCTGGCCCGAAGCATCCGACCTGATCTTCGTCAAGGTCGCCACGGGCATCGGGGCCGGAGTCATCTCCGGCGGCTCCCTGCGCCGTGGCTCGCACGGTGCGGCAGGCGATATCGGCCATGTCGCACTCTCCCGTGCCGCGGAGATCCCCTGCGCGTGCGGCAACCGCGGGTGCCTGGAAGCAGTCGCCTCCGGTCGAGCGATCGCGCGGGACCTGACGAAGTCCGGGGTTCCCGCTGCTACGCCCGGCGATGTCGTCCGCCTCGCCAAGGACGGGGACCTGCAGGCCATTCAGGCCGTCCGCCAGGCCGGGCGCGACCTCGGTGAGGTGCTCACCACGTGTGTGAGCCTGATGAATCCCGCACTCATCCTCATCGGCGGAACCATGGCGCAGGCCGCCGAACATCTGGTCGCGGGGGTCCGCGAGGTCGTCTACGCACGGTCGATCCCGCTGTCGACCGAGCACCTCACGATCGCACCGTCGCGTGCGGCCGGAGATGCCGCAATCCTCGGCGCGGCTCACCTGGCCATCGATGCTGCACTGTCGCCTGAGCGGATCTCCGCCGCCCTCCGCAGCTGA
- a CDS encoding Gfo/Idh/MocA family oxidoreductase produces MVNLAHAVSQAPRIGLLGGGFMGRVHSRAARSAGAVLDSVAASSSSRSAEVAAELGYCRPAPASELFERSLDAIHICTPNDVHATQSLQALDAGSNIICEKPLATDSTAARAVLARADEVGLLGTVPFVYRYHPMVREARARFREGQAGTLLTVDAGYLQDWLLGSGDENWRVDSARGGPSRAFADIGSHLVDLIEFIVDDRISSLVATTRTVHPRRGGTAVTTEDTVAVTVEFSGGAVGSLLVSQLAPGRKNGLTVEIAGTEASMRFEQERPEQLWFGKRADSRLLVRDPDSLSADAARLCMVPAGHPQGYQDAFNAFVADSYALFVGDQREGVPMLSDGLRALLITEAVLKSAEQRSWVEVESL; encoded by the coding sequence ATGGTCAATCTTGCTCATGCGGTTTCGCAGGCCCCTCGAATAGGTCTCCTCGGCGGCGGGTTCATGGGCCGCGTCCACAGTCGAGCCGCTCGATCAGCCGGAGCCGTACTCGACAGCGTCGCGGCCTCCAGCTCATCGAGAAGCGCCGAGGTCGCCGCCGAATTGGGATACTGCCGCCCGGCACCGGCCTCCGAGCTGTTTGAGCGATCGCTCGACGCGATCCACATCTGCACTCCCAATGACGTCCACGCCACGCAGTCCCTGCAGGCGCTTGACGCGGGATCGAACATCATCTGTGAGAAGCCCTTGGCCACTGATTCGACAGCCGCGCGTGCCGTGTTGGCCCGCGCCGACGAGGTGGGACTGCTTGGGACCGTTCCATTCGTCTACCGCTACCACCCGATGGTGCGTGAAGCCCGCGCCCGATTCCGCGAGGGTCAGGCCGGGACTCTGCTGACCGTTGACGCCGGATATCTGCAGGACTGGCTGCTCGGCTCCGGCGACGAGAACTGGCGCGTCGACTCCGCACGCGGCGGCCCATCGCGGGCCTTCGCCGATATCGGCTCCCACCTCGTCGACCTCATCGAGTTCATCGTCGACGACCGGATATCATCCCTGGTGGCGACGACGAGAACCGTTCACCCCCGCCGAGGCGGCACCGCAGTGACCACGGAGGACACCGTAGCCGTGACCGTCGAGTTCTCCGGCGGCGCCGTCGGTTCCCTGTTGGTGTCCCAGCTGGCTCCCGGACGCAAGAACGGGTTGACCGTGGAGATCGCCGGCACCGAGGCGAGCATGCGCTTCGAGCAGGAGCGGCCCGAGCAGCTGTGGTTCGGCAAGCGCGCCGACAGCCGGCTTCTCGTGCGCGACCCCGACTCTCTGTCCGCCGATGCCGCTCGCCTGTGCATGGTCCCGGCCGGCCACCCGCAGGGATACCAGGATGCATTCAACGCCTTCGTCGCCGACTCCTATGCGCTCTTTGTCGGTGATCAGAGAGAGGGAGTGCCGATGCTGTCCGATGGTCTGCGCGCCCTGCTCATCACCGAAGCTGTTCTGAAGTCTGCCGAACAGCGCTCGTGGGTCGAGGTCGAGTCGTTGTGA
- a CDS encoding sugar ABC transporter ATP-binding protein, with the protein MSAAGPVRPVLSAAGITKGFFGVEVLHGVSLEVHSGTVHGLVGENGAGKSTLMKIIAGVYQRDSGELRINGELVDFSHPVEAERAGVATVFQEFNLLPDRTVAQNVFLGREPHKWGIVDVAAMKRRTQELLDELDVTGITPEAKVGWLTVAEQQIVEIIKALSVDAKVISMDEPTAALSDNEVAVLYRVIDTLKAKGVAIIYVSHRLQEIFDLCDEITVLKDGSLVAGRPRHEFDHASLVRAMVGRPISAFFPDPEAGTTIGEPLLEVNGGGNEQLESIELELREGEILGVSGLQGSGRTELLEALFGTRPFTRGTVRLSGKTGRINSARQGVRQGLALVTEDRKGTGLALSQSIADNVLLAIRAVFPSRTAQVKSEVPTILESLEIISRGLGQEARALSGGNQQKVVLAKWLATSPRIVLLDEPTRGIDVGAKVAVYRLVRSLARRGVGVILVSSELPEVLGLADRILVMADGRIAGELPPGSSEEEVLSMATGTEAQVVTGQ; encoded by the coding sequence ATGAGCGCTGCAGGGCCGGTCCGGCCGGTGCTCTCGGCTGCCGGGATCACGAAAGGCTTCTTCGGAGTCGAGGTCCTGCACGGCGTATCGCTTGAGGTGCACTCCGGAACTGTCCACGGTCTCGTCGGTGAGAACGGAGCAGGAAAGTCCACTCTGATGAAGATCATCGCCGGCGTCTACCAGCGGGATTCCGGAGAGCTGCGGATCAACGGCGAACTGGTCGACTTCTCCCATCCGGTCGAGGCCGAACGAGCCGGAGTCGCCACCGTGTTCCAGGAGTTCAACCTGCTGCCGGATCGCACGGTCGCCCAGAATGTCTTCCTCGGACGCGAACCGCATAAGTGGGGAATCGTCGATGTCGCTGCGATGAAGCGGCGGACCCAAGAGCTCCTCGACGAGCTCGACGTCACCGGAATCACGCCCGAAGCGAAAGTCGGCTGGCTGACGGTGGCCGAGCAGCAGATCGTCGAGATCATCAAAGCACTGTCTGTTGATGCGAAGGTCATCTCGATGGATGAACCCACCGCGGCGCTGTCGGACAACGAGGTGGCTGTTCTCTATCGCGTCATCGACACTCTCAAAGCCAAAGGTGTCGCGATCATCTACGTGTCGCACAGGCTGCAGGAGATCTTCGACCTCTGCGATGAGATCACCGTGTTGAAGGACGGGTCCCTGGTGGCCGGCAGACCACGACACGAGTTCGATCATGCGAGCTTAGTGCGGGCCATGGTCGGTCGACCCATCAGTGCCTTCTTCCCGGATCCCGAAGCGGGGACGACGATCGGAGAACCGTTGCTGGAGGTCAACGGCGGGGGAAACGAACAGCTTGAGAGCATCGAGCTCGAGCTGCGTGAGGGGGAGATCCTCGGTGTCTCCGGTCTCCAAGGCTCGGGTCGGACCGAACTGCTCGAAGCGCTCTTCGGAACACGGCCATTCACACGGGGCACGGTTCGCCTGTCCGGAAAGACCGGGCGGATCAATTCCGCGCGGCAGGGTGTCCGTCAGGGTCTGGCTCTGGTCACCGAAGATCGCAAGGGCACAGGTCTGGCGCTGTCTCAATCGATCGCAGACAACGTGCTGTTGGCCATTCGTGCGGTGTTTCCGTCGAGAACTGCCCAGGTGAAGTCGGAAGTGCCGACGATACTCGAATCGCTCGAGATCATCAGCCGGGGACTCGGCCAGGAAGCGCGGGCACTGTCCGGAGGCAACCAGCAGAAGGTCGTCCTTGCGAAATGGCTGGCGACCTCACCCCGGATCGTGCTCCTCGACGAACCGACCCGCGGGATCGACGTCGGAGCCAAAGTCGCCGTCTACCGACTGGTCCGAAGCCTGGCGCGCCGCGGAGTGGGCGTCATCCTCGTGTCGAGTGAGCTTCCGGAGGTCTTGGGTTTGGCCGACAGGATCCTGGTGATGGCCGATGGGCGGATCGCCGGGGAGTTGCCTCCCGGTTCGAGTGAAGAGGAGGTTCTGTCGATGGCGACCGGAACCGAAGCCCAGGTGGTGACAGGACAGTGA
- a CDS encoding ABC transporter permease, with product MRTRLRRLDTTALVYIALVIVLIVAAILVSTTGRNLFSPGNIRDILTGMSVLGFVAIGQTLVILGASLDLSVPYVMSLASLVAAQTMDGRDGMVIPAVLLTVAITALIGLANGLFVSVLKIHGFVATLGVGLMLKGYLDTNYQGTEGEVPWSFQLFGASGIGPVPISTIVMLALAALVAFILVRTTFGHHLFASGGNAEVARLSGVRERLPIIGAHIGSSVCAGFAGLLLASRLGVGSPTVGSQGTYDLLSIAAVVLGGTVLMGGRGSIWGTIGGVAIFAVLDNLMSVMQFNPFLKDVIRGLVIIVAVALYARRRIIARRIRFAHAPQGPNIATRNRAGIETPRTDNLVERAAVTGEGSKA from the coding sequence GTGAGAACTCGACTGCGTCGTCTCGACACCACCGCTCTGGTCTATATCGCCTTGGTCATCGTGCTCATCGTCGCTGCGATCCTCGTCTCCACAACCGGTCGCAATCTCTTCAGTCCCGGAAACATCCGCGACATCCTCACCGGGATGAGCGTGCTCGGTTTCGTGGCGATCGGACAGACTCTCGTCATCCTCGGTGCTTCCCTCGACCTGTCAGTCCCCTACGTCATGAGCCTGGCGAGCCTGGTCGCTGCCCAGACCATGGACGGCAGAGATGGGATGGTGATTCCCGCAGTGCTGCTCACCGTGGCCATCACGGCACTCATCGGGCTGGCCAACGGGCTCTTCGTTTCGGTGCTGAAGATCCACGGCTTCGTCGCCACCCTTGGAGTCGGGTTGATGCTCAAGGGTTACTTGGACACGAACTATCAGGGCACCGAGGGTGAAGTCCCCTGGTCGTTCCAGCTCTTCGGCGCCTCGGGTATCGGTCCGGTCCCGATTTCGACGATCGTCATGCTGGCCTTGGCTGCTCTCGTTGCGTTCATCCTCGTACGCACGACGTTCGGCCACCACCTCTTTGCCTCAGGAGGCAACGCCGAGGTCGCTCGGCTCTCGGGAGTCCGCGAACGCCTGCCGATCATCGGGGCGCACATCGGCAGTTCGGTCTGTGCAGGATTCGCGGGGCTGCTGTTGGCCAGTCGGCTGGGCGTCGGCAGTCCGACCGTCGGCTCACAAGGCACCTACGATCTGCTGTCCATCGCCGCGGTCGTGCTCGGCGGCACAGTCCTCATGGGTGGGCGAGGATCGATCTGGGGAACCATCGGCGGAGTCGCGATCTTCGCAGTCCTCGACAACCTCATGAGCGTCATGCAGTTCAATCCCTTCCTCAAAGATGTCATCCGCGGTCTCGTCATCATCGTCGCCGTCGCACTCTACGCGCGGCGCAGAATCATCGCCCGCCGCATCAGGTTCGCCCACGCACCGCAGGGTCCGAACATCGCCACCAGGAACCGCGCCGGAATCGAGACTCCACGAACTGACAACCTCGTCGAGAGGGCGGCCGTCACCGGAGAGGGGAGCAAGGCGTGA
- a CDS encoding ABC transporter permease: protein MAELGRRALDPKGIVVVLLIVILLAIVVLNPSFAEPGSLMRFIQRVAPIAIVAIGQYFVIVSGEFDLSMGAVVTAQVMTVGHLVGVDESKTGPVFVVLIGMAILVGLVNGLATTLLRVPSFIVTLGTMLIIHGAIMWWTGGVATSNPAENFRQIGRGGFEDIPLIDFIPYAVLILAAVTLLAVWLSLRPFGRTLVAIGDNSAAATFAGTRVWWTKTSAFVISSLSATVAGVLLVGFAGVHPSVGQGYEFTAITAVVLGGVVLGGGRGTVLGALTGAFTLEALFTLLNFTTVPATMRDAIQGAIIIAAVAYSGVVFARRRRRGRAPASTNSLTTSAETTPSTPPAGGDGAVRQ from the coding sequence ATTGCCGAACTGGGACGGCGAGCACTCGATCCGAAGGGGATCGTCGTGGTCCTCCTCATCGTCATTCTCCTCGCCATCGTCGTGCTCAACCCGAGCTTCGCCGAGCCCGGTTCGCTGATGCGGTTCATCCAACGGGTCGCACCCATCGCAATCGTGGCGATCGGACAGTATTTCGTCATCGTCAGCGGAGAATTCGACCTGTCGATGGGAGCCGTCGTCACTGCTCAGGTGATGACCGTCGGCCATCTCGTCGGAGTCGATGAGTCGAAGACCGGTCCGGTGTTCGTCGTTCTCATCGGGATGGCCATCCTCGTCGGACTGGTCAACGGATTGGCTACGACTCTGCTGCGCGTGCCCTCCTTCATCGTCACCTTGGGCACCATGCTCATCATCCACGGGGCAATCATGTGGTGGACCGGAGGCGTGGCGACGAGCAATCCCGCCGAGAATTTCCGACAGATCGGCCGAGGCGGGTTCGAGGACATTCCGCTCATCGATTTCATTCCCTATGCGGTACTTATCCTGGCGGCAGTGACTCTTCTGGCAGTGTGGCTTTCGCTTCGTCCCTTCGGCCGTACTCTGGTCGCGATCGGAGACAATTCGGCAGCAGCGACCTTCGCAGGCACCCGGGTATGGTGGACCAAGACCTCGGCTTTCGTGATCTCGTCGTTGTCGGCCACTGTCGCCGGCGTCCTGCTGGTCGGTTTCGCCGGAGTGCATCCCTCGGTCGGGCAGGGCTACGAATTCACAGCGATCACTGCCGTCGTCCTCGGCGGAGTGGTCCTCGGCGGAGGCCGAGGCACCGTCCTCGGCGCTCTCACAGGTGCGTTCACCTTAGAAGCCCTCTTCACTCTGCTGAACTTCACCACGGTTCCGGCAACCATGCGCGATGCGATCCAAGGCGCGATCATCATCGCCGCAGTCGCCTATTCGGGAGTGGTCTTCGCCCGACGGCGCAGACGCGGCCGGGCCCCGGCCTCGACGAACTCATTGACCACCTCGGCGGAGACAACTCCGTCGACCCCACCGGCCGGCGGCGATGGTGCCGTACGGCAATGA
- a CDS encoding substrate-binding domain-containing protein, with the protein MRTGLKPVLRTAVALVGASALIALAGCTTDPTVEPGGGEGGGEDSSEEWFDQKLYDRQFEERDVVPEGPEDKPYLQMINPEMGDTSEFKSEGGKKMCFANASISNPWRQTGWITMNEQLKDLKKNGVITEMETRDAQDNDDTQIADIDYFISEGDCDGFIISPNSTSAITPAVERACKTDKPVIVFDRGVETDCAVTFIHPIGGFAWGIDTSQFLIDNLEKGDKVVALRILPGVDVLEQRWAAAEKLFGEADIEVVDYFTEGDPAEIKKVVSDELAKGDVQGVWMDAGDGAVSAVEAFEDAGQDYPVMTGEDELSFLRKWKDTDMTALAPVYSNFQWRTPLLAAEMIFKGDEVPTEWVLPQSPVTAEDLDEYLDRNKGMPDGHYAKFGGEDLSGFPEVWQDRVIP; encoded by the coding sequence ATGAGAACAGGACTGAAACCAGTGCTGAGGACGGCGGTCGCGCTGGTCGGTGCCTCCGCGCTCATCGCTTTGGCCGGGTGCACAACCGACCCCACGGTGGAACCCGGCGGAGGCGAGGGCGGCGGAGAGGACTCCTCTGAGGAGTGGTTCGATCAGAAGCTCTATGATCGCCAATTCGAAGAACGCGACGTCGTCCCCGAAGGACCGGAGGACAAGCCGTACCTGCAGATGATCAACCCTGAGATGGGCGACACCTCGGAATTCAAATCCGAGGGCGGGAAGAAGATGTGCTTCGCCAATGCCTCGATCTCGAACCCCTGGCGGCAGACCGGTTGGATCACTATGAACGAACAGCTGAAGGATCTCAAGAAGAACGGTGTCATCACCGAGATGGAGACCCGCGACGCACAGGACAACGACGACACCCAGATCGCCGACATCGACTACTTCATCTCGGAAGGCGACTGCGACGGCTTCATCATCTCGCCGAACTCGACCTCGGCGATCACCCCTGCCGTTGAACGCGCCTGCAAGACCGACAAACCCGTCATCGTCTTCGACCGAGGTGTGGAAACCGATTGCGCGGTGACATTCATCCATCCGATCGGCGGCTTCGCATGGGGCATCGACACTTCACAGTTCCTCATCGACAACCTGGAGAAGGGTGACAAAGTCGTCGCACTGAGGATTCTGCCCGGCGTCGATGTGCTCGAACAGCGGTGGGCGGCAGCCGAGAAGCTCTTCGGCGAAGCCGATATCGAGGTCGTCGACTACTTCACCGAGGGAGACCCGGCCGAGATCAAGAAAGTCGTCTCCGATGAGCTCGCCAAGGGCGACGTCCAAGGTGTGTGGATGGACGCCGGTGACGGCGCCGTCTCCGCCGTCGAAGCCTTCGAGGACGCTGGACAGGACTACCCCGTCATGACCGGAGAGGACGAGCTCAGCTTCCTGCGCAAATGGAAGGACACGGACATGACGGCACTGGCTCCCGTGTACTCGAACTTCCAGTGGCGGACACCTCTGCTCGCCGCCGAGATGATCTTCAAGGGTGACGAGGTGCCGACCGAATGGGTGCTGCCGCAGAGCCCGGTCACGGCCGAGGACCTTGACGAATACCTTGATCGCAACAAGGGAATGCCCGATGGGCACTATGCGAAGTTCGGCGGCGAGGACCTGTCCGGATTCCCTGAGGTGTGGCAGGACAGGGTCATTCCCTGA
- a CDS encoding sugar phosphate isomerase/epimerase family protein, translating to MTREIGVNTWVWVSPLTTDRLGEFAGRARDFGFDLLELPVEAPGDWDPGAAAEVVAEFGLGARVVGAMGPGRDLIDPRFRPDTQDYLRHCVEVAVQVGSPTVAGPFTAATGRVWRMDAGERTAVVRTLREALLPVAAFAAERDVTIAVEPLNRYETSIINTVEQGLDALDPLLGEGVGLALDSYHLNIEERSPAAAIRAAGEHCRVVQVCGNDRGPVGGDHTDWAAFFDALDDIDYLGPLTVESFTGDNDTIAVAASIWRPLAESQDALARSSAEFLTALQRARARAHHEDHLPGHDNSSDHDHPAGHDRSSGTAEEQP from the coding sequence ATGACACGTGAGATCGGGGTCAACACCTGGGTGTGGGTGTCACCGTTGACGACCGACCGCCTCGGTGAGTTCGCCGGCCGTGCCCGCGATTTCGGATTCGACCTGCTCGAACTTCCTGTGGAGGCGCCGGGGGACTGGGACCCCGGCGCCGCCGCCGAGGTGGTGGCCGAATTCGGTCTGGGTGCGCGGGTCGTCGGGGCGATGGGGCCCGGTCGGGACCTCATCGACCCGAGGTTCCGACCGGATACGCAGGACTACCTGCGGCACTGCGTTGAGGTGGCAGTCCAAGTCGGTTCGCCGACTGTGGCCGGACCGTTCACAGCAGCGACCGGCAGGGTGTGGCGGATGGATGCCGGGGAACGGACCGCTGTGGTTCGGACGCTTCGGGAGGCTCTGCTCCCTGTGGCCGCGTTCGCGGCTGAAAGGGACGTGACGATCGCTGTGGAGCCTCTCAATCGCTACGAGACGAGCATCATCAACACCGTCGAGCAGGGGCTGGACGCATTGGACCCGCTGTTGGGTGAAGGCGTCGGTTTGGCACTGGACAGCTACCACCTCAATATCGAGGAACGATCTCCGGCCGCTGCGATTCGAGCCGCCGGGGAGCACTGTCGAGTCGTACAGGTCTGCGGCAACGACCGGGGGCCGGTGGGCGGCGATCACACGGATTGGGCGGCGTTCTTCGATGCACTCGACGACATCGACTACCTCGGACCGCTCACGGTGGAGAGCTTCACCGGCGACAATGACACGATCGCCGTGGCTGCTTCGATCTGGCGGCCGTTGGCAGAGAGTCAGGACGCACTGGCGCGTTCGAGCGCCGAGTTTCTCACCGCGCTGCAGCGGGCGCGGGCACGAGCACACCACGAGGACCACTTACCTGGTCACGACAACTCATCCGATCACGACCATCCAGCTGGTCACGATCGATCATCAGGAACTGCAGAGGAGCAGCCATGA